One genomic window of Mycteria americana isolate JAX WOST 10 ecotype Jacksonville Zoo and Gardens chromosome 6, USCA_MyAme_1.0, whole genome shotgun sequence includes the following:
- the SEMA4B gene encoding semaphorin-4B isoform X1, translated as MAARPALPVLAQSVLAAVLLSAAQEPVPRVSLPYDSAERVVQRFEVPGVSNYTALLLSPDGGTLYLGARELLIAVNTSRFQRHHRLLWSADEEKKRQCVFKGKDPQRDCHNYIKMLLRLNSTHLYTCGTCAFSPACAYINVQRFSLERDASGKVLLEDGKGRCPFDPEYRSTAVMVDGEVYGGTVSNFQGNEPTIYRSQESRIALKTENSLNWLQDPVFVGSAYLQESLPAGNPEGDDDKVYFFFSETGKEFDYFENTIVSRIARVCKGDQGGERVLQRRWTTFLKAQLLCSHPEDGFPFNVLQDVFVLTPGELHWRETLFYGVFTSQWNKGGLGSSAVCAFPMRSVQRAFSGLYKEVNRETQQWYTDTSPVPEPRPGTCITSHTRHLKINSSLQMPDRVLNFIKDHFLMDSPVRSQPLLLQSRLRYQQIGVHRAQGLRGTYDVLFLGTDDGRLHKAVRVNHRVHIIEEIRLFPAGQPVLQLLLDQDQGLVYAATYTAVAQVPFANCSLYRSCGECVLARDPFCAWSRGACRRATLHPPTHPQLWAQDIEDADTERLCQLANASQPRPRVLLPPASGAPCQRIQLPPNAVRPLPCQLLSNLASRRWLHDGAPVNASYLVLPDGSLILVGSPERAGTYECWSLEEGFHKLMASYCVGVQEPARGPPDPGRKVAAGRDALETVSTSRSTSAVGSAAARLDGKTYWTEFLVMCVLFAAAVLVLALFLLHRHRDGMKALLEPGDPGRHQKPPRKPVESLPLNGSSLPSAAPEHKGYQALQDNYIVSTPVHEPPGPPRAFSESEKRPLHVRDSFVEVSPACQRPRVRLGSEIQDSVV; from the exons atggcggcgcggccggcgctgccggtgCTGGCGCAGTCGGTGCTGGCGGCGGTGCTGCTCTCGGCGGCGCAGGAGCCCGTCCCGCGGGTCAGCCTGCCCTACG acTCGGCCGAGCGGGTCGTGCAGCGGTTCGAGGTGCCCGGCGTGTCCAACtacacagccctgctgctgagccCGGACGGCGGCACCCTCTACCTGGGGGCGCGCGAGCTGCTCATCGCCGTCAACACCAGCCGCTTCCAACGCCACCACAGG ctgctgtggagCGCGGATGAGGAGAAGAAGAGGCAGTGCGTGTTCAAGGGCAAGGACCCCCAG AGGGACTGTCACAACTACATCAAGATGCTGCTGCGGCTGAACAGCACCCACCTCTACACCTGCGGGACCTGCGCCTTCAGCCCGGCCTGCGCCTACATC AACGTGCAGCGCTTCAGCCTGGAGCGGGACGCGTCggggaaggtgctgctggaggacgGGAAGGGACGCTGCCCCTTCGACCCCGAGTACCGGTCCACGGCCGTCATGGTCG ACGGCGAGGTCTATGGCGGGACTGTCAGCAACTTCCAGGGCAATGAGCCGACCATCTACCGCAGCCAGGAGAGCCGCATCGCCCTCAAGACGGAGAACTCCCTCAACTGGCTGCAGG ACCCCGTCTTCGTGGGCTCAGCCTACCTGCAGGAGAGCCTGCCCGCCGGCAACCCCGAGGGCGACGACGACAAGGTCTACTTCTTCTTCAGCGAGACCGGCAAGGAGTTCGACTACTTCGAGAACACCATCGTGTCCCGCATCGCGCGCGTGTGCAAG GGGGACCAGGGCGGGGAGCGCGTGCTGCAGCGGCGGTGGACGACCTTCCTGAAGGCGCAGCTGCTCTGCTCGCACCCCGAGGACGGCTTCCCCTTCAACGTGCTGCAGGACGTCTTCGTGCTCACCCCGGGGGAGCTGCACTGGAGAGAGACGCTCTTCTACGGGGTCTTCACCTCGCAGTG GAACAAGGGCGGCCTGGGCAGCTCGGCCGTGTGCGCCTTCCCCATGCGCAGCGTGCAGCGAGCCTTCAGCGGGCTGTACAAGGAGGTGAACCGCGAGACGCAGCAGTGGTACACGGACACCAGCCCCGTGCCGGAGCCCCGGCCGGGCACG tgcATCACCAGCCACACGCGGCACCTGAAGATCAACTCGTCCCTCCAGATGCCGGACCGGGTGCTGAACTTCATCAAGGACCACTTCCTGATGGACAGCCCCGTGCGCAgccagccgctgctgctgcagagccgcCTGCGCTACCAGCAGATCGGCGTCCACCGCGCGCAGGGCCTCCGTGGCACCTACGACGTCCTCTTCCTGGGCACAG ACGACGGCCGGCTGCACAAGGCTGTGCGCGTGAACCACAGGGTGCACATCATCGAGGAGATCCGCCTCTTCCCCGCCGGCCAGCCcgttctgcagctgctgctggaccAGGACCAG GGCCTGGTCTACGCAGCCACCTACACGGCGGTGGCTCAGGTGCCCTTCGCCAACTGCAGCCTGTACCGCAGCTGCGGCGAGTGCGTGCTGGCACGGGACCCCTTCTGCGCCTGGAGCCGGGGCGCCTGCCGCAGggccaccctgcacccccccacgcaccccca GCTCTGGGCGCAGGACATCGAGGATGCTGACACGGAGCGGCTCTGCCAGCTGGCCAACGcctcccagccccgtccccgtgtccTCCTGCCCCCAG CCTCGGGTGCCCCATGCCAGCGGATCCAGCTGCCGCCCAACGCGGTGCGGCCGCTGCCGTGCCAGCTGCTCTCCAACCTGGCCTCGCGGCGCTGGCTGCACGACGGGGCGCCCGTCAACGCCTCCTACCTGGTGCTGCCCGACGGGTCCCTCATCCTGGTGGGCAGCCCCGAGCGGGCGGGCACCTACGAGTGCTGGTCGCTGGAGGAGGGCTTCCACAAGCTGATGGCCAGCTACTGCGTGGGCGTGCAGGAGCCGGCCCGCGGGCCGCCGGACCCCGGCAGAAAGGTGGCCGCCGGCCGGGATGCCTTGGAGACCGTCAGCACGTCCCGGAGCACCTCGGCAGTGGGCAGCGCCGCGGCACGGCTGGACGGCAAGACCTACTGGACCGAGTTCCTGGTGATGTGCGTGCTCTTCGCTGCTGCCGTCCTCGTGCTggccctcttcctcctgcaccgGCACCGCGACGGCATGAAAGCCTTGCTGGAGCCCGGAGACCCTGGCCGGCACCAGAAGCCGCCCCGCAAACCGGTGGAGAGCCTGCCCCTGAACGGCAGCAGCCTGCCCAGCGCGGCACCCGAGCACAAGGGCTACCAGGCCCTGCAGGACAACTACATCGTCAGCACCCCCGTGCACGAGCCCCCGGGCCCCCCACGTGCCTTCTCCGAATCAGAGAAGAGGCCCCTCCACGTCCGGGACAGCTTCGTGGAGGTGTCTCCCGCCTGCCAAAGACCCCGGGTGCGCCTGGGCTCCGAGATCCAGGACTCGGTGGTGTGA
- the CIB1 gene encoding calcium and integrin-binding protein 1, giving the protein MGGSASLLPREALGEYQELTFLSKQEILLAYKRFSELLPKEERENACSARVPKSRILTLPELRANPFQHRICRVFSTSDDGDDSMSFEDFLDMLSVFSDSATSDIKSHYAFRIFDFDDDGTLDRKDLEKLVNCLTGQGEESRLSNAEMEQLIQNILEESDIDKDGTINLSEFQHVVSRSPDFASSFKIVL; this is encoded by the exons ATGGGGGGCTCGGCCAGCCTGCTGCCGCGGGAAGCGCTGGGCGAGTACCAg GAGCTGACGTTCCTGAGCAAGCAGGAGATCCTGCT TGCCTACAAGAGGTTCAGTGAACTGCTGccaaaggaggagagggagaacgCCTGCTCCGCGCGGGTTCCCAAGAGCCGGATCCTGACGCTGCCTGAGCTGCGG GCAAACCCCTTCCAGCACCGGATCTGCCGGGTATTCTCCACCTCGGACGATGGGGACGACAGCATGTCCTTTGAAGACTTCCTCGATATGCTGAGCGTCTTCAGCGACTCCGCTACCTCAGACATCAAATCCCACTATGCCTTCCGCATCTTTG ACTTTGATGACGATGGGACTCTGGACAGAAAGGACCTGGAGAAACTGGTGAACTGTCTGACGGGGCAAGGCGAGGAGTCCCGGTTGAGCAACGCAGAGATGGAGCAGCTCATCCAAAAC ATCCTGGAGGAGTCCGACATCGACAAGGATGGCACCATCAACCTCTCCGAGTTCCAGCACGTCGTCTCCCGCTCCCCGGACTTCGCCAG CTCCTTCAAGATTGTCCTGTGA
- the SEMA4B gene encoding semaphorin-4B isoform X2, whose amino-acid sequence MLLRLNSTHLYTCGTCAFSPACAYINVQRFSLERDASGKVLLEDGKGRCPFDPEYRSTAVMVDGEVYGGTVSNFQGNEPTIYRSQESRIALKTENSLNWLQDPVFVGSAYLQESLPAGNPEGDDDKVYFFFSETGKEFDYFENTIVSRIARVCKGDQGGERVLQRRWTTFLKAQLLCSHPEDGFPFNVLQDVFVLTPGELHWRETLFYGVFTSQWNKGGLGSSAVCAFPMRSVQRAFSGLYKEVNRETQQWYTDTSPVPEPRPGTCITSHTRHLKINSSLQMPDRVLNFIKDHFLMDSPVRSQPLLLQSRLRYQQIGVHRAQGLRGTYDVLFLGTDDGRLHKAVRVNHRVHIIEEIRLFPAGQPVLQLLLDQDQGLVYAATYTAVAQVPFANCSLYRSCGECVLARDPFCAWSRGACRRATLHPPTHPQLWAQDIEDADTERLCQLANASQPRPRVLLPPASGAPCQRIQLPPNAVRPLPCQLLSNLASRRWLHDGAPVNASYLVLPDGSLILVGSPERAGTYECWSLEEGFHKLMASYCVGVQEPARGPPDPGRKVAAGRDALETVSTSRSTSAVGSAAARLDGKTYWTEFLVMCVLFAAAVLVLALFLLHRHRDGMKALLEPGDPGRHQKPPRKPVESLPLNGSSLPSAAPEHKGYQALQDNYIVSTPVHEPPGPPRAFSESEKRPLHVRDSFVEVSPACQRPRVRLGSEIQDSVV is encoded by the exons ATGCTGCTGCGGCTGAACAGCACCCACCTCTACACCTGCGGGACCTGCGCCTTCAGCCCGGCCTGCGCCTACATC AACGTGCAGCGCTTCAGCCTGGAGCGGGACGCGTCggggaaggtgctgctggaggacgGGAAGGGACGCTGCCCCTTCGACCCCGAGTACCGGTCCACGGCCGTCATGGTCG ACGGCGAGGTCTATGGCGGGACTGTCAGCAACTTCCAGGGCAATGAGCCGACCATCTACCGCAGCCAGGAGAGCCGCATCGCCCTCAAGACGGAGAACTCCCTCAACTGGCTGCAGG ACCCCGTCTTCGTGGGCTCAGCCTACCTGCAGGAGAGCCTGCCCGCCGGCAACCCCGAGGGCGACGACGACAAGGTCTACTTCTTCTTCAGCGAGACCGGCAAGGAGTTCGACTACTTCGAGAACACCATCGTGTCCCGCATCGCGCGCGTGTGCAAG GGGGACCAGGGCGGGGAGCGCGTGCTGCAGCGGCGGTGGACGACCTTCCTGAAGGCGCAGCTGCTCTGCTCGCACCCCGAGGACGGCTTCCCCTTCAACGTGCTGCAGGACGTCTTCGTGCTCACCCCGGGGGAGCTGCACTGGAGAGAGACGCTCTTCTACGGGGTCTTCACCTCGCAGTG GAACAAGGGCGGCCTGGGCAGCTCGGCCGTGTGCGCCTTCCCCATGCGCAGCGTGCAGCGAGCCTTCAGCGGGCTGTACAAGGAGGTGAACCGCGAGACGCAGCAGTGGTACACGGACACCAGCCCCGTGCCGGAGCCCCGGCCGGGCACG tgcATCACCAGCCACACGCGGCACCTGAAGATCAACTCGTCCCTCCAGATGCCGGACCGGGTGCTGAACTTCATCAAGGACCACTTCCTGATGGACAGCCCCGTGCGCAgccagccgctgctgctgcagagccgcCTGCGCTACCAGCAGATCGGCGTCCACCGCGCGCAGGGCCTCCGTGGCACCTACGACGTCCTCTTCCTGGGCACAG ACGACGGCCGGCTGCACAAGGCTGTGCGCGTGAACCACAGGGTGCACATCATCGAGGAGATCCGCCTCTTCCCCGCCGGCCAGCCcgttctgcagctgctgctggaccAGGACCAG GGCCTGGTCTACGCAGCCACCTACACGGCGGTGGCTCAGGTGCCCTTCGCCAACTGCAGCCTGTACCGCAGCTGCGGCGAGTGCGTGCTGGCACGGGACCCCTTCTGCGCCTGGAGCCGGGGCGCCTGCCGCAGggccaccctgcacccccccacgcaccccca GCTCTGGGCGCAGGACATCGAGGATGCTGACACGGAGCGGCTCTGCCAGCTGGCCAACGcctcccagccccgtccccgtgtccTCCTGCCCCCAG CCTCGGGTGCCCCATGCCAGCGGATCCAGCTGCCGCCCAACGCGGTGCGGCCGCTGCCGTGCCAGCTGCTCTCCAACCTGGCCTCGCGGCGCTGGCTGCACGACGGGGCGCCCGTCAACGCCTCCTACCTGGTGCTGCCCGACGGGTCCCTCATCCTGGTGGGCAGCCCCGAGCGGGCGGGCACCTACGAGTGCTGGTCGCTGGAGGAGGGCTTCCACAAGCTGATGGCCAGCTACTGCGTGGGCGTGCAGGAGCCGGCCCGCGGGCCGCCGGACCCCGGCAGAAAGGTGGCCGCCGGCCGGGATGCCTTGGAGACCGTCAGCACGTCCCGGAGCACCTCGGCAGTGGGCAGCGCCGCGGCACGGCTGGACGGCAAGACCTACTGGACCGAGTTCCTGGTGATGTGCGTGCTCTTCGCTGCTGCCGTCCTCGTGCTggccctcttcctcctgcaccgGCACCGCGACGGCATGAAAGCCTTGCTGGAGCCCGGAGACCCTGGCCGGCACCAGAAGCCGCCCCGCAAACCGGTGGAGAGCCTGCCCCTGAACGGCAGCAGCCTGCCCAGCGCGGCACCCGAGCACAAGGGCTACCAGGCCCTGCAGGACAACTACATCGTCAGCACCCCCGTGCACGAGCCCCCGGGCCCCCCACGTGCCTTCTCCGAATCAGAGAAGAGGCCCCTCCACGTCCGGGACAGCTTCGTGGAGGTGTCTCCCGCCTGCCAAAGACCCCGGGTGCGCCTGGGCTCCGAGATCCAGGACTCGGTGGTGTGA
- the GDPGP1 gene encoding GDP-D-glucose phosphorylase 1, with product MAAAAGEGPGEPSPEDFVYGEEDFVLQGAGWGGEPGSAPSRFDRALLAGWSDRMERGLFRYRLGPLPTRVLPGPMRLVAQLNVQRGAERRPPQAVRSLRQPFDPRAFNFTRLRPGEVLLRLRRAGGGGGGPAPPDPLLVAINASPLERGHVLLLPEPARGLPQALTAPLLRGGLEAALLSAHPGFRVGFNGLGGCASVNHLHLHAFYLGRPLLVESAPARPLRPPGGLSFLPGVPAPAFLFYAAGPAGLEALARDVCRAAEHLADAGLAYNVFATRGDPPGGAGAGAGGGRGLRVLLWARRPTFGAKASAAFNVALCELAGYLPLPAAPLFREITEAEALRAIREHLLPEPELLRLGEDLARLLAA from the coding sequence atggcggcggcggcgggcgaggggccgGGCGAGCCCAGCCCCGAGGACTTCGTCTACGGGGAGGAGGACTTCGTCCTGCAGGGAGCCGGCTGGGGGGGCGAGCCGGGCTCCGCGCCCTCCCGCTTCGACCGGGCGCTGCTGGCGGGCTGGAGCGACAGGATGGAGCGGGGCTTGTTCCGGTACCGGCTGGGGCCGCTGCCCACCCGCGTCCTGCCCGGCCCCATGCGCCTGGTGGCCCAGCTCAACGTCCAGCGCGGCGCCGAGCGCCGCCCGCCGCAGGCCGTCCGCAGCCTCCGGCAGCCCTTCGACCCCCGGGCCTTCAACTTCACCCGGCTCCGCCCCGGCGAGGTGCTGCTCCGCCTgcgcagggcgggcggcggcggcggcggccccgcgccccccgacCCGCTCCTGGTGGCCATCAACGCCAGCCCGCTGGAGCGCGGCCACGTCCTGCTGCTGCCGGagccggcgcgggggctgccgcaGGCGCTCACCGCCCCGCTGCTGCGCGGCGGGCTGGAGGCGGCGCTGCTCAGCGCCCACCCGGGCTTCCGCGTGGGCTTCAACGGCCTGGGGGGCTGCGCCTCCGTCAACCACCTCCACCTGCACGCCTTCTACCTGGGCCGCCCGCTGCTGGTGGAGtcggcgcccgcccggcccctccgcccgcccggcggccTCAGCTTCCTGCCGGGCGTCCCGGCGCCCGCCTTCCTCTTCtacgccgccggccccgccggcctgGAGGCGCTGGCCCGGGACGTCTGCCGGGCGGCGGAGCACCTGGCCGACGCCGGCCTGGCCTACAACGTCTTCGCCACGCGGGGCGAcccgcccgggggggccggggccggggccggcggcgggcgggggctgcgggtgctgctgTGGGCGCGCAGGCCCACGTTCGGCGCCAAGGCGAGCGCGGCCTTCAACGTGGCGCTCTGCGAGCTGGCCGGGTAcctgccgctgccggcggcgccGCTCTTCCGGGAGATCACCGAGGCCGAGGCCCTGCGCGCCATCCGTGAGCACCTCCTGCCGGAGCCGGAGCTGCTGCGCCTCGGCGAGGACCTGGCGCGGCTCCTGGCGGCCtga